A genomic segment from Neodiprion lecontei isolate iyNeoLeco1 chromosome 1, iyNeoLeco1.1, whole genome shotgun sequence encodes:
- the LOC124293646 gene encoding uncharacterized protein LOC124293646 isoform X2, with translation MARLLELGTSDESGIIRNIAKKSTVIPQQDITNDVDENEATNSDDVEPEPQKKKRKHKTDKKKAKNRHVSNKKKKTKRSRESSSSLGYTSSADENLPPSEVDESTSNRNKNTRYINSAKGSTKNQTPKKNLAHKIVQHQYNDNSHESPNQLSGYETSNRNISSRIIRSTTQYDLSRSFSQLEPSTPTTSREQNTFEEKTLQYLEHIKSYTEQNHLLLRKIFSKQKEVSIDVTKKPAEFPKLPLNSMEDFSNLENILKSEEHRTYLTGKLASVGGTSGRQCVLAIMRSLLTNELAMQFNWAGRDKVPFQKTLTMETVYEAVKQTFLGKKEIGDATETSVSCAVKDWLKLARSRHTYVRKKG, from the exons ATGGCGCGCCTACTGGAGCTGGGCACGTCCGATGAATCCGGAATAATTCGCAACATCGCTAAAAAATCCACTGTAATACCTCAGCAAGATATTACCAATGACGTGGACGAGAATGAAGCTACGAACAGTGATGATGTCGAACCTGAGccgcaaaagaaaaaacgtaaacaCAAAACCGACAAGAAGAAGGCTAAAAATCGACACgttagtaacaaaaaaaaaaaaacgaagcgtTCTCGTGAAAGTTCAAGTAGTTTAGGTTACACCTCTTCAGCTGACGAGAATTTGCCACCGTCCGAAGTCGATGAATCGACTTCTAACCGTAATAAGAATACTCGCTACATTAACTCAGCCAAAGGATCTACCAAAAATCAGACACCAAAGAAAAACTTGGCCCACAAGATCGTACAGCACCAGTATAATGATAATTCCCATGAGTCACCGAATCAGTTGTCTGGATATGAAACATCAAATAGAAACATTTCTAGTAGGATCATCAGGTCTACCACGCAATATGACTTATCAAGATCCTTTTCACAACTTGAACCTTCAACCCCGACCACATCACGCGAACAGAATacctttgaagaaaaaactctgCAGTATTTAGAACACATTAAATCCTACACTGAACAAAACCATCTGCTACTACGTAAAATCTTCTCAAAACAGAAGGAAGTCAGCATCGACGTAACAAAGAAACCAGCCGAATTCCCAAAACTTCCTCTTAACTCCATGGAAGACTTCTCCAACCTCGAAAATATCCTGAAATCCGAAGAGCATCGAACTTATTTA ACCGGGAAACTGGCTTCTGTTGGAGGGACAAGCGGTCGCCAATGTGTGTTGGCTATAATGAGGTCACTACTCACAAACGAATTAGCGATGCAATTCAATTGGGCAGGGAGGGACAAAGTCCCATTTCAAAAGACATTGACAATGGAAACTGTTTACg agGCTGTGAAACAAACCTTTCTTGGCAAGAAGGAAATTGGTGATGCAACCGAAACCAGTGTTTCGTGTGCCGTGAAAGACTGGTTAAAACTAGCTCGATCACGGCATACCTATGTACGAAAGAAGGGCTAA
- the LOC124293646 gene encoding uncharacterized protein LOC124293646 isoform X1, with translation MYAVIEFLVGEDRECALVPVLWLVENNTQCYWPRTKTEDHFTKLVKSKAAYEKTWPKFAIHKVLHTGDDYHDTEATMARLLELGTSDESGIIRNIAKKSTVIPQQDITNDVDENEATNSDDVEPEPQKKKRKHKTDKKKAKNRHVSNKKKKTKRSRESSSSLGYTSSADENLPPSEVDESTSNRNKNTRYINSAKGSTKNQTPKKNLAHKIVQHQYNDNSHESPNQLSGYETSNRNISSRIIRSTTQYDLSRSFSQLEPSTPTTSREQNTFEEKTLQYLEHIKSYTEQNHLLLRKIFSKQKEVSIDVTKKPAEFPKLPLNSMEDFSNLENILKSEEHRTYLTGKLASVGGTSGRQCVLAIMRSLLTNELAMQFNWAGRDKVPFQKTLTMETVYEAVKQTFLGKKEIGDATETSVSCAVKDWLKLARSRHTYVRKKG, from the exons ATGTATGCGGTGATTGAATTCTTGGTTGGCGAAGATAGAGAATGCGCATTGGTACCAGTTCTTTGGCTGGTCGAAAACAACACCCAATGTTACTGGCCACGGACAAAAACTGAAGATCATTTTACAAAACTTGTAAAATCAAAGGCTGCCTATGAAAAAACATGGCCAAAGTTTGCCATTCACAAAGTACTGCATACCGGAG ATGACTACCACGACACCGAAGCAACGATGGCGCGCCTACTGGAGCTGGGCACGTCCGATGAATCCGGAATAATTCGCAACATCGCTAAAAAATCCACTGTAATACCTCAGCAAGATATTACCAATGACGTGGACGAGAATGAAGCTACGAACAGTGATGATGTCGAACCTGAGccgcaaaagaaaaaacgtaaacaCAAAACCGACAAGAAGAAGGCTAAAAATCGACACgttagtaacaaaaaaaaaaaaacgaagcgtTCTCGTGAAAGTTCAAGTAGTTTAGGTTACACCTCTTCAGCTGACGAGAATTTGCCACCGTCCGAAGTCGATGAATCGACTTCTAACCGTAATAAGAATACTCGCTACATTAACTCAGCCAAAGGATCTACCAAAAATCAGACACCAAAGAAAAACTTGGCCCACAAGATCGTACAGCACCAGTATAATGATAATTCCCATGAGTCACCGAATCAGTTGTCTGGATATGAAACATCAAATAGAAACATTTCTAGTAGGATCATCAGGTCTACCACGCAATATGACTTATCAAGATCCTTTTCACAACTTGAACCTTCAACCCCGACCACATCACGCGAACAGAATacctttgaagaaaaaactctgCAGTATTTAGAACACATTAAATCCTACACTGAACAAAACCATCTGCTACTACGTAAAATCTTCTCAAAACAGAAGGAAGTCAGCATCGACGTAACAAAGAAACCAGCCGAATTCCCAAAACTTCCTCTTAACTCCATGGAAGACTTCTCCAACCTCGAAAATATCCTGAAATCCGAAGAGCATCGAACTTATTTA ACCGGGAAACTGGCTTCTGTTGGAGGGACAAGCGGTCGCCAATGTGTGTTGGCTATAATGAGGTCACTACTCACAAACGAATTAGCGATGCAATTCAATTGGGCAGGGAGGGACAAAGTCCCATTTCAAAAGACATTGACAATGGAAACTGTTTACg agGCTGTGAAACAAACCTTTCTTGGCAAGAAGGAAATTGGTGATGCAACCGAAACCAGTGTTTCGTGTGCCGTGAAAGACTGGTTAAAACTAGCTCGATCACGGCATACCTATGTACGAAAGAAGGGCTAA